The following is a genomic window from Neodiprion lecontei isolate iyNeoLeco1 chromosome 4, iyNeoLeco1.1, whole genome shotgun sequence.
GATTGGCCAAAAATAACTACTTGCCAGCATTGAAGGAATGCAGAAGGCCGCAACTTTGCCTGAGGCAGACTCTAGAACGTCATCAACGTGAACTAAGGGCAGAAGAAAGTTTCGACGAAGCTGACATGTGTGCTCAGCTTTTAgatcaaatattttcagatcATGAGACAAATCAGGAGAGATAGCCGATCTCTTGCGTGCAGCCAGATCGATGATCTGCCTAACAGAGTTGTAATTCTTGTTCAATTGTAAcacaaaatatgtacaataaacataaatatttatttttttcccttattCGAGTAACTTGACGTTTATAACTGTACGCTAATACAGATTACCACTATGTATATGAacaaataatttgttgaataTGTGCAAGTACTTTATACAGATAAAATCCTGATATTGCCAACAGAGCGTTGTTGCAATCAATCATTCAATCGATAAGTCCGTCTGCCCTTAATACACCGTTGCACGTGCACATTCGCGTCTGGAGGCAATTAGTGACTAATGAATGTATCCGTTATGCGATaggttgataattttttgtgaaCGACGATACCTATCGAATATTCCGTTATTCGTGATCCGAATAATGCAATTCAAGTAAAACTACGTAGGTATACGTGACCAAAGCGATCATTAAAAGTTTCATTAAATCTTACTCGAatctgtataaaaaataaggaaGGCAAGGAAAATAAGTTAATTAagttgcgaaaaaatttttcatctggtTATATGGGTTGAACTTTGTGCTGATACGCGGCATTGGTACGCCACGCGTCGCAAAGAAAGTTGTGATTCGGCCGctggaatttaatttttgtaatacaCTAAGCAGAAGCGCGCGAGGTCTTTAGGCTTGggatttatttaattgttCGCGCGTGACGTAGCGGGAAGCAACTCGACAATGTCTgaggataagaaaaaatctgGAGAACCTGCAGATGCGGAATTAAACGACTTATTGGATAGTGAGTACTGACGcaaattacattttcatttacgGCGTAATCTCCGTTTGCAAAAATCAGCAACGACTtggtgatgaaaaattattatgcaCAAACATAACCTATAACCACTGAAACGAACAGCGTCTATAGctgttattttcattatttagcGATAATTATGAAGTCAAGATTATTTATAACCTTCCAATGAAATTTCTGGCCACCAGATAAtagatcaaaattttattttatacagtcttcctttttcaataattttactgTTATGTAATGTTAGAAATTGACCTAGAATTTTTGTCAATTGTTCCATAACACCTGCTTAGTCAATTGTTGTCTtggtacaaaaaataaaatgcatgCTTTATCCGTTTATTATTAGGAATTCGATATATGTAGGTCATCTTATCAATTTAATTCGGTTTAACCTtagtttttgcaattttagtACGCAGGTTTCATCAGatgtgaattttgaatttgaaatcaatgtaatagcaaacttttaaatttttccaggCGCTCTCGAGGATTTCAATCAGGTTCAAAgcgaaaaaccaaaaaccgATGCAACGGCAGTTGCATCGTCGGCACAATTGGAGCAGCCGGATGCCGCAGCTGGCGCTGAAGATCAGTGGACGCAAGATTTTATCAAACAAGCTGCAGACCAGTTCGAAAAAAACCTACAGAACCTGATACAAAATGGTGATAACTGAAGAAATAATTGTCGAGTTGTTATAACACAATTTATTGCATAGGTGATGATAACGATCTGGGAGCCTCTTTCCAAAAAATGGCACAAACTGTAGCCAGTGCTATCACAGGGGAAGGCGATCTTGGGAGCGAAAGTTCTCGCAGTGACTTTCAGTCAGCCATTTCACAAGCGCTTAAAGATTTGTCCAGTACGAGTCAGGATCTGCAGGTGATGTTCAACACTGAAGATAACCCTTGATTTTTGAGCacttttttatatattcaacTAAATCATATTGATAGAACACTAGGTTACATGTgtagtattttattttcagaatattttgccacaaattttgatttttgatgtACACTTTTTGTAATAGAACCCGGTGCCAGGATTGGGAGAAGCAGATCTGGCTGCTATGTTCGGGAGAACATCTCTGGAGGAAGAGTCTGGCGAATTCCCATCTTTCATGCAAGGGATGATGCAGTCTTTATTGTCCAAGGAGGTTTTATATCCCACAATGAAAGAGTTAGTTGATAAATATCCAGTgtggcttgaagaaaaaaaacccacCCTACCAGCAGCTGATTTTGAAAGATACACGGAACAATTAAATCTCATGCAAAAGGTGTGCAATTTAATAATTGTCACCATAGGCAGGCAAACATTTTAACTGAAATTATAATGAGAGATAATATCAGAAACTGATGCGAGATTCATTTATGTGGTTCGCTTCCGTAGGTATGTGCAGAGCtggaaaatgagaaagaagaCGACTCTGATGAAGTGAAAAAGGCTCGCTTTGAAAAGACATTGGCATTGATGAACCAAATGCAGAACTGCGGGCAACCACCAGAAGAGTTGGTCGGTGCTCCTGCACTTTTCAAGTGCGATGCTGAAGGAAATCCAGTTTTTCCACCTGGAGTTGACCCACCTGAAAACTGCTGCGTCAtgtaaaagtataaaattgttaCGTAGCCTTAGAAATGTCGCAATATGtttgacaaagaaaaaaagattgtcAAACTTCGTCAGTATCGATTTTCATAACATTGTTTTAATGAAATGGccattttaaaaacttttattctCCAATAGTaagatttatttgttttttataaacaaagaCCTAGATTgaaatgacaaaaatatttcacttcaGTAGTTGCCTTTaccatattttttgatttgctGAGCTTCCATGTTTATTTCGCAACACTAGTGCCGACAGATATCTATAGCATATCTACAGTCATTTGCATTTTCAATGATAGATTACATAAAATTCTCTTTTcatcattgaaattaatatgaTGTGGGGTAGTTGTTCGGTTAATTTCATgactttatttcatttgtgTGCACATCGGTTTGAGTATGGAGTACGTGATCGTTTTTCATGTAGCAACTGCCTCGCACAATTTTCTATGCGCCGTGCATAGggtttgttttcttattttacgtGTATCTTACCTAAAATGCGGTGTAGgtacgtgtatacatgtatatacttCGCAATGTTATGTACGAATTACAAACATAACGTTAGGGATGCGAAAATTCGACTTTGACAAGATTTAACACTTCTGGTCCAGTCACATCCCTACTGACAATACATGCATTATGCATATAGATGTAATATATAAGGAATAGGTCAccatattataatttaaaaataaaacctaAACACGATCTGTGATCTTCACTAGCCACCTACGGGAAAATGGTAATTATAaggtaataataaatatgtcCTTATACGCGttactacttttttttacagatagtaaatttttattctgttaTACTCGGTTCAGCAGATTTATTTCATCTAGGTACGtgttaatatttattataccctTGCGCCACATGAGACATGGCTATGTTTGTTAGTCTGTTCATGGGACGggtttcaacatttttgtaaGTGCCATGAGTTAGATGTTTATACAcataaattgttatttattcatcGTTACAATGTTGTTATATTTAACATGTCCTCGAGATAAGTGAGAAGTCTTAAATTGTCTAATTGATCGCAGTGAACAGAGGTGGACAGCCAGAACCCTTAGGACTACTTCTGAGGTATGGCACATTTTCACTGTTACACGCGGTTGTCCTATTGATTGACATTCTTAGACGACTGGAGCTTCCAGGTCAATGTAAAGCTAGGTGATCGCATACAATATGCCAGCATAATTCACATGAATTTAGAATTAGAATCGTTAACTTTTATTAAATAGCAACATGATACATTTTGGTACAATATTCTTATAGAGATAAAACGTGACATCTAAAGAGATTACATAGAACTAAATCTTTATATCACGTTTCAGGAATCGATATTCTATATACACATAGTGGTTCAAACAGTGCTAATCTGCTCTGAAAAGTCAAGAGTTTGTGAATTGTACAGGAACCTTTTGCCCCATTTATGGGGCATCGGAAAGAGCCGCAACTCCTGGTAAAACTTTGCCTTCTAGAAGCTCCAAGCTGGCACCACCGCCAGTACTGACATGGCTAACTTTGTCTTCTGTTTGCCATTTTACTGCGCAAGTAGCTGTATCACCACCGCCGATTATCGTGATTGCACCACGCTGTGTGGCAGCAACAACACCATCCATCAGACTCTTTGTACCTTTGCTGAAGTTTTCAAACTCAAAAACTCCTGCCGGACCGTTCCACACGATTACCTTTGCTCGCTTCAGAGGTTCTGTAATTTGAAAGCCGTATCAATTTCGGATTCATCCCATAGCGAGAGTGTCAATCCCTTGTTGtttgctattattatttaccagCAAATATAGCCTGTGATTTAGGACCAATGTCGAGACCCAAAAGGCCGTCAGCAATGCCTGTTTCAACATCAGCAGTTCCAACAGTTGCGTTTTCAGCAAATTTATCACCCGTCAGGAAATCCACAGGTAAATGTACTTGTACGTTattcttttttgctttttccaGAAGGTCATTAACGATTTTTGCACCTTCTTCGTCAAAGAGAGAAGCACCAATCTGTAAAATCAGACCAATGAAtacaattgttattattattatcatctgAGTCGCACTTCAATGTGATAAAAATCTACTGCTTTCTGATCACCGTACCTTCATGTTTTTCGTGACTTTCAGAAATGTGAATGCCATTCCACCACCGATGATCATTTCGTCAACCTTGTCCAGCAGGTTATTGATCAGTTGAATTTTATCCGCTACTTTGGCTCCCCCAAGTATGGCCAGCAGTGGTTTGTCTGGATTGTCCAGTGCCTTAGCAAAGTACtgcaattcttttttcaatgtgAAACCGCTGGCTCTAACGTCGAAGCCCTCGCCTAGCATCGAACTATGAGCACGATGAGCCGTTCCAAAAGCATCGTTAACGTAAACATCTCCAAGTTTTCGAAGAGATGCTCTGAATGCCGCAACTTTCTCCTTGTCAGCCTTGATCTGTGATAATAAAAGCGTTATACATGTTTAGTTTATACAAATATGACTTATATTCAGAAACTTCTCGACAAATTAAAGTTACAAATCGACAGTATACGAATCTTGGGGTTACCTTGGTCCCGTCAGGCCCAACACCCTTGCCCTCTTCCTCGATGTGGAATCTCAAGTTTTCCAATAAAATCAAAGATCCCGGCACTGGATCCGCGCAGACCTTTTCGACCTCAGGACCGACACAGTCGTCCAGAAAGGTGATGTCTTTGCCTAGCAGAGCCTTGAGCTCAGGAACAACGGGTGCCAGGGTGTACTTCATATTCCTTGTGCCATCCGGTCGCCCCAAGTGGCACATCATTACAACGGATTTTGCATTCTTCTCCAAAGCATACTTGACCGAATCGACAGCGGCAACGATTCGCTGCTTGTTGgtaatttttccatctttcatCGGCACGTTGAAGTCGActctgaaaattgaattatctTATACACACAGACGCtaaaaaacgaggaaaattt
Proteins encoded in this region:
- the LOC107222659 gene encoding peroxisomal biogenesis factor 19, whose amino-acid sequence is MSEDKKKSGEPADAELNDLLDSALEDFNQVQSEKPKTDATAVASSAQLEQPDAAAGAEDQWTQDFIKQAADQFEKNLQNLIQNGDDNDLGASFQKMAQTVASAITGEGDLGSESSRSDFQSAISQALKDLSSTSQDLQNPVPGLGEADLAAMFGRTSLEEESGEFPSFMQGMMQSLLSKEVLYPTMKELVDKYPVWLEEKKPTLPAADFERYTEQLNLMQKVCAELENEKEDDSDEVKKARFEKTLALMNQMQNCGQPPEELVGAPALFKCDAEGNPVFPPGVDPPENCCVM
- the LOC107222668 gene encoding phosphoglycerate kinase translates to MSFNKLSIDQVDLAGKRVLMRVDFNVPMKDGKITNKQRIVAAVDSVKYALEKNAKSVVMMCHLGRPDGTRNMKYTLAPVVPELKALLGKDITFLDDCVGPEVEKVCADPVPGSLILLENLRFHIEEEGKGVGPDGTKIKADKEKVAAFRASLRKLGDVYVNDAFGTAHRAHSSMLGEGFDVRASGFTLKKELQYFAKALDNPDKPLLAILGGAKVADKIQLINNLLDKVDEMIIGGGMAFTFLKVTKNMKIGASLFDEEGAKIVNDLLEKAKKNNVQVHLPVDFLTGDKFAENATVGTADVETGIADGLLGLDIGPKSQAIFAEPLKRAKVIVWNGPAGVFEFENFSKGTKSLMDGVVAATQRGAITIIGGGDTATCAVKWQTEDKVSHVSTGGGASLELLEGKVLPGVAALSDAP